A DNA window from Ornithobacterium rhinotracheale DSM 15997 contains the following coding sequences:
- a CDS encoding LysE family translocator, whose product MEFVVYAVLLGIMLSLVLIGPAFFLLIETSITKGWRSAIALDAGVVSADLLCIAFAYTGVGGIVEYIGAHPALYKIGGFIIMIYGGIMYLSKPKLHLKNTKIVGKNYLKTFVNGFLMNILNIGVVGFWFVVAGWITLKYPGVYNFTLFIAIAILTFLAIDLSKIFLAHKFQDRLTDALVYKIRKWIGVVLFIFGFIILLKGFISFQPIEDALPALPFHE is encoded by the coding sequence TTGGAATTTGTAGTTTATGCAGTTTTATTAGGAATTATGCTGAGCTTGGTACTCATCGGTCCAGCCTTTTTCCTGTTGATTGAAACAAGTATTACCAAAGGGTGGCGTTCTGCCATTGCGCTAGACGCAGGAGTCGTGTCTGCCGATTTGCTCTGTATTGCTTTTGCTTATACAGGAGTGGGCGGTATAGTAGAATACATCGGGGCGCATCCTGCATTGTACAAGATTGGTGGATTCATCATCATGATTTACGGGGGGATTATGTATCTCTCCAAACCTAAATTACACCTCAAAAACACAAAAATCGTCGGGAAGAATTATCTCAAAACCTTTGTCAATGGATTTTTGATGAATATCCTTAATATCGGCGTAGTGGGCTTTTGGTTTGTAGTAGCGGGGTGGATTACGCTCAAGTACCCAGGCGTTTATAATTTTACATTATTTATTGCCATTGCAATTTTAACCTTTTTGGCGATTGATTTGTCTAAAATCTTTTTAGCACATAAATTCCAAGATCGATTGACAGATGCGCTGGTGTACAAAATCCGAAAATGGATAGGCGTAGTATTATTCATCTTTGGTTTTATAATTTTACTCAAAGGATTCATTTCATTTCAGCCGATAGAAGATGCATTGCCAGCATTACCTTTTCATGAATAA
- the lipA gene encoding lipoyl synthase, which yields MPDTMTQNAPLHTPKPKWLRVKLPTGKKYKQLRETVDNYKLNTICQSGSCPNMGECWGEGTATFMILGNVCTRSCGFCGVQTGRPGAVDWAEPEKVARSIKLMKIKHAVITSVDRDDLKDMGSIIWAETVNAVRRISPETTMETLIPDFQGITRHIDRMIKVKPEVISHNMETVRRLTREVRIQAKYDRSLDVLKYLKDQGQRRVKTGIMLGLGEELDEVYQTIEDIHAAGVDIITIGQYLQPTKKHLPVKRYITPEEFKSLEDFASGLGGFRHVESSPLVRSSYRAEKHIL from the coding sequence ATGCCGGATACAATGACACAAAATGCGCCACTTCATACACCCAAACCAAAGTGGTTGCGCGTGAAATTACCCACAGGTAAAAAATATAAACAACTCAGAGAAACGGTTGATAATTATAAATTAAACACCATCTGCCAGAGTGGTAGCTGTCCCAACATGGGCGAATGCTGGGGAGAGGGTACCGCCACTTTTATGATTTTGGGCAATGTGTGTACACGCTCATGCGGATTCTGTGGTGTGCAAACGGGACGCCCCGGTGCGGTAGACTGGGCAGAGCCAGAAAAAGTAGCACGCTCAATTAAATTAATGAAGATTAAACACGCCGTAATCACATCGGTGGATCGCGATGATTTAAAAGATATGGGCTCTATCATTTGGGCAGAAACCGTGAATGCGGTGCGCAGAATTAGCCCAGAAACTACCATGGAAACTTTAATTCCAGATTTTCAAGGAATCACTCGCCATATAGATAGAATGATTAAAGTGAAACCAGAAGTGATTTCGCATAATATGGAAACCGTGCGTCGCTTAACTCGAGAAGTGCGTATCCAAGCGAAATACGACCGAAGCCTTGATGTGTTGAAATACTTAAAAGATCAAGGGCAACGCCGTGTAAAAACGGGAATCATGCTCGGGCTGGGCGAAGAGCTTGACGAAGTGTATCAAACTATCGAAGACATCCACGCTGCGGGAGTGGATATTATTACCATCGGTCAATACCTTCAGCCGACTAAAAAACACTTGCCAGTGAAAAGATACATCACGCCAGAAGAATTTAAATCATTAGAAGATTTTGCGAGTGGATTAGGCGGATTCCGCCATGTAGAAAGTAGTCCGCTTGTGCGTTCTTCTTACCGTGCAGAAAAACATATTTTATAA
- a CDS encoding 30S ribosomal protein S16: MAVKIRLQRHGRKGRPFYHVVVADSRVKRDGKIIERLGSYNPITNPATIELDVDKAVAWLQKGAQPTNTARAILSHEGALLKKHLLGGVAKGAFDEAEAEKRFNAWVENKKSQVDAKKENLANAAEEAKKARLEAERKIAEARVAVVEEEAPAAEEAAAPAEEETTSEE; the protein is encoded by the coding sequence ATGGCTGTAAAAATCAGATTACAGAGACACGGTAGAAAAGGAAGACCTTTTTATCATGTAGTAGTAGCAGATTCTCGTGTAAAGAGAGATGGTAAAATCATTGAAAGATTAGGTTCTTACAACCCAATCACAAACCCTGCAACTATCGAGCTTGATGTAGACAAAGCAGTAGCGTGGTTGCAAAAAGGTGCTCAACCTACCAACACTGCTCGTGCTATCCTATCTCACGAAGGTGCTTTATTGAAAAAACACTTACTTGGAGGAGTAGCTAAAGGTGCTTTCGACGAAGCCGAAGCTGAAAAAAGATTCAACGCTTGGGTTGAAAACAAAAAATCTCAAGTAGATGCTAAAAAAGAAAATTTAGCAAACGCTGCTGAAGAAGCTAAAAAAGCAAGATTAGAAGCTGAGCGCAAAATCGCTGAAGCTCGCGTAGCGGTAGTAGAGGAAGAAGCTCCTGCTGCTGAGGAAGCTGCTGCACCAGCTGAAGAAGAAACTACTTCTGAAGAATAA
- a CDS encoding type II toxin-antitoxin system RelE/ParE family toxin produces MLTIWTKTAEKDLFNLIGYIHEDSPQNAQMVLNKIEVLVDSLGQMPYKYPKELIYNDDSVRYAVLYSFKIIYKVGFGEIKILRIFHTAQNPKKI; encoded by the coding sequence ATGCTTACAATCTGGACTAAAACTGCAGAAAAAGATTTATTTAACCTTATTGGGTATATTCATGAAGACAGCCCACAAAATGCTCAAATGGTTTTAAATAAGATAGAAGTTTTGGTAGATTCATTGGGACAAATGCCGTACAAATACCCCAAAGAGCTAATATACAACGATGATAGTGTAAGATATGCAGTGCTATACAGTTTCAAAATTATTTACAAGGTTGGTTTCGGTGAAATTAAAATCCTTAGAATATTTCACACAGCTCAAAATCCAAAGAAAATTTAA
- a CDS encoding CinA family nicotinamide mononucleotide deamidase-related protein, producing the protein MKSLFAHIISIGDEVLIGDTLDTNSNFIAQELNKINVQLNEISVIHDDEALIQRKIEEVASKADIVITTGGLGPTRDDKTKFVVADLLGEKLVMNQQALAWVEEHYEKNLRRPMNELTKNQALLPEHSVPLRNQTGTACGIWSTFKNSVIINLPGVPVEMRHLMQTQVIPKIKKDFSANYRLHKYVRVHDVPESELAIILSDFENEMPENVKLAYLPKNSRIKMRFTGVGDDLASLEKQLEDLAQKLKNIIPNNVYAENEQDVPERLKDLCTEKSLKIASAESFTAGLIPHRITSVSGSSAYFVGGVVAYDPQIKIQELGVSAEVVKVKGVVNEEVAIQMAKGAVEKFKADFAVSTTGVAGPNKDDFGNEVGLAYIGVASKEKAKAFRLFYPHYDRAEFTDRMADMAIERLMSFIEEEKG; encoded by the coding sequence ATGAAAAGCCTTTTCGCTCATATTATCAGCATTGGAGACGAGGTGCTCATAGGCGATACGCTCGACACCAATTCTAATTTCATAGCACAAGAATTAAACAAGATCAATGTGCAACTCAACGAAATCAGTGTGATTCATGACGACGAGGCACTCATTCAGCGTAAAATAGAAGAAGTCGCGAGCAAGGCAGATATCGTAATCACAACAGGTGGGCTTGGGCCTACGAGAGATGATAAGACTAAATTTGTAGTGGCAGATTTATTGGGCGAAAAGCTGGTGATGAACCAGCAAGCCTTGGCATGGGTAGAGGAGCATTACGAAAAGAATTTGCGCCGCCCTATGAACGAGCTGACTAAAAATCAAGCTTTGTTGCCAGAGCATTCGGTGCCGCTTAGAAACCAAACGGGCACGGCTTGTGGAATTTGGTCTACTTTTAAAAACAGCGTAATTATCAATTTGCCAGGTGTTCCTGTGGAGATGCGCCATTTGATGCAAACGCAAGTAATTCCAAAAATTAAAAAAGATTTTTCGGCAAATTATCGTTTGCACAAATATGTGCGCGTGCACGATGTACCCGAAAGCGAATTAGCCATAATTTTATCGGACTTTGAAAATGAGATGCCCGAGAATGTGAAATTGGCTTATTTGCCTAAAAATAGCCGAATTAAAATGCGTTTTACGGGCGTGGGAGATGATTTAGCCAGTCTCGAAAAACAGCTGGAAGATTTAGCCCAAAAGCTAAAAAACATAATTCCGAATAATGTGTATGCCGAGAATGAGCAAGATGTGCCCGAACGATTAAAGGACTTATGCACCGAGAAATCTTTAAAAATCGCTTCGGCAGAAAGTTTCACCGCAGGATTGATTCCGCATAGAATCACGAGTGTTTCCGGAAGTTCGGCCTATTTTGTGGGTGGGGTAGTGGCATACGATCCGCAAATCAAAATTCAAGAATTGGGCGTTTCTGCGGAGGTGGTGAAGGTAAAAGGTGTCGTAAATGAGGAAGTTGCCATACAAATGGCAAAAGGTGCCGTGGAGAAATTCAAGGCAGATTTTGCCGTGAGCACAACAGGTGTTGCAGGACCTAATAAAGATGACTTTGGTAATGAAGTGGGCTTAGCTTACATAGGCGTAGCATCAAAAGAAAAAGCCAAAGCCTTTCGCTTGTTTTATCCGCATTATGATCGCGCCGAATTCACCGACCGAATGGCAGATATGGCAATCGAAAGGTTGATGAGCTTTATTGAGGAAGAGAAAGGCTAA
- a CDS encoding BaiN/RdsA family NAD(P)/FAD-dependent oxidoreductase, producing the protein MKKIAIIGGGAAGFFLGANLAPSFRVHIFEKAAAPMQKVRISGGGRCNLTHACFDPMALVDFYPRGNKELISVFGKFQPGDTMGWFEERGVPLKIQDDMRVFPASDNSMDIVETLVKENQKRDTQIHLSEGVKAIEPQPDGSFKITTSQGEYLFDQVAITTGSSPHMWQIIEKLGHSIQKPVPSLFTFKCNDTLLQDLQGTSFKDAELSVKGTSLESVGDLLITHWGLSGPAVLVLSAWGARILNQKNYKFQLMVNFIGESEEDCKSTLKAFKSENSKNAIGKIHPYEITKRFWHQLLEVCQIPADKKYAEIPDAKLFLLAQKLTQSEFEITGKSTFKDEFVTAGGVKLNEINFKTMESKIVPNLYFAGEVLDIDAVTGGFNFQACWSEAYLIAEAMNQ; encoded by the coding sequence TTGAAGAAAATAGCCATTATAGGAGGAGGTGCCGCGGGGTTCTTTTTAGGAGCCAACTTGGCACCTTCTTTTCGTGTACATATATTTGAAAAAGCAGCCGCTCCTATGCAAAAAGTGCGCATCTCGGGCGGTGGGCGTTGCAATCTCACGCATGCGTGTTTTGACCCGATGGCTTTGGTCGATTTTTATCCGAGAGGAAACAAAGAGCTCATCAGTGTATTTGGAAAATTTCAGCCAGGCGACACCATGGGCTGGTTTGAGGAGCGTGGTGTCCCGCTGAAGATTCAAGACGATATGCGCGTGTTCCCTGCTTCAGACAATTCTATGGACATCGTGGAAACTTTAGTCAAAGAAAATCAAAAAAGAGATACCCAAATTCATTTAAGCGAAGGAGTAAAAGCCATAGAACCTCAGCCCGACGGCTCCTTTAAAATCACCACTAGCCAAGGCGAATACCTTTTTGACCAAGTGGCTATCACCACAGGGAGCAGTCCGCACATGTGGCAAATCATCGAAAAATTGGGGCATTCGATTCAGAAACCTGTTCCATCGCTTTTTACTTTTAAATGCAACGACACTTTGCTTCAAGACTTGCAAGGTACCAGTTTTAAAGACGCTGAACTAAGCGTAAAAGGCACTTCGCTCGAGAGCGTAGGCGATTTGCTCATCACGCACTGGGGGCTGAGCGGACCAGCTGTTTTGGTGCTTTCGGCGTGGGGTGCACGAATTTTAAACCAAAAAAATTATAAATTCCAATTAATGGTGAATTTTATAGGTGAAAGCGAGGAAGATTGCAAGTCTACTTTAAAAGCCTTTAAATCCGAAAATAGCAAAAATGCCATTGGGAAAATTCATCCTTATGAAATCACCAAACGCTTTTGGCATCAATTATTGGAGGTATGCCAAATCCCTGCCGATAAAAAATATGCCGAAATTCCTGATGCGAAATTGTTTCTTTTAGCCCAAAAACTCACACAATCCGAATTTGAAATTACGGGCAAAAGCACATTTAAAGATGAATTTGTAACGGCTGGTGGCGTGAAACTCAACGAAATCAATTTTAAAACCATGGAAAGTAAAATCGTTCCTAATCTATATTTTGCGGGCGAAGTGCTCGACATAGATGCGGTGACGGGTGGCTTTAATTTCCAAGCCTGCTGGAGCGAAGCTTATTTAATTGCAGAAGCTATGAATCAATAA
- a CDS encoding MarR family winged helix-turn-helix transcriptional regulator, translating into MENFIEKEDLYNLLITRTPNLMLKLLFDRLKKKKITITKEQFSLLVILWQNEGCSQQFLADETFRDKPGITRLIHHLEKAKIVERRTDPFDRRSNLIYLTNKGILLEKKVMDEVRATVEDALASIDLEEAKIFKKVFIELHQHFLASLKESENEETDE; encoded by the coding sequence ATGGAAAATTTCATTGAAAAGGAAGATTTATACAACTTATTGATTACTAGAACACCCAATTTAATGCTTAAACTTCTTTTTGATAGGCTTAAAAAGAAGAAAATCACTATTACCAAAGAGCAATTTTCTCTGCTTGTGATTTTATGGCAAAATGAGGGCTGCTCTCAACAATTTTTGGCAGATGAAACTTTTAGAGACAAACCTGGCATCACCCGCTTAATTCACCACTTGGAAAAAGCAAAGATTGTGGAACGCCGCACCGATCCTTTTGATAGAAGATCGAATTTAATCTACCTCACCAACAAAGGTATTTTGCTAGAAAAAAAGGTGATGGACGAGGTGCGCGCCACGGTGGAAGACGCACTTGCTTCGATTGACCTAGAAGAGGCTAAAATATTTAAAAAGGTGTTTATAGAACTTCATCAGCACTTTTTAGCATCTTTGAAAGAAAGCGAAAATGAGGAAACTGATGAGTAA
- a CDS encoding RNA polymerase sigma factor, with amino-acid sequence MKKTELITLIEDCKKGKQSAQTTLMNLLWDKVHYYVLSKIQNKADAEDISIKTFTKVFQKLKLYNEDFDFTTWVRAIAHNTMIDYIRKKPELNISIDDELCNVDLSSAVPSPEQSLILEQSAEELMHHVAKLPAIYQEIIRLRYLEEKTYNQIAQELNLSLSNVKVRLLRAKALLEESMKNK; translated from the coding sequence TTGAAGAAAACAGAACTCATAACGCTTATAGAGGATTGTAAAAAAGGAAAGCAATCGGCACAAACTACGCTCATGAATCTCTTGTGGGACAAGGTGCATTATTATGTTTTGAGCAAAATTCAAAACAAAGCCGATGCCGAGGACATCAGCATTAAAACCTTTACCAAGGTCTTTCAAAAATTAAAGTTGTATAACGAAGATTTTGATTTCACCACTTGGGTGCGTGCCATTGCACACAACACGATGATCGATTACATCCGAAAAAAGCCAGAATTAAACATTTCGATAGACGACGAGCTGTGCAATGTAGATTTGTCGAGTGCTGTACCAAGCCCCGAGCAATCGCTGATTTTGGAACAAAGTGCCGAGGAGCTTATGCATCATGTTGCGAAATTGCCCGCCATTTATCAAGAAATTATACGCTTGCGCTATCTGGAAGAGAAAACCTACAATCAGATTGCGCAAGAATTAAATCTTTCGCTCTCCAATGTGAAAGTGCGATTGCTCCGAGCCAAAGCTTTGCTCGAGGAATCCATGAAAAATAAATAA
- a CDS encoding DUF6646 family protein — protein MIKTLKTSMKNISILSLFFFFLLGLSKLSAQEAYSGNGDLKTQVGYTLFGYGNGLTGTMDYGVTNMLSVGAGVELYFGSSNSNNFYLSGRANLHLGKAINMPANMDLYPGVDLGLKGNGLGLGGHLGYRYYFSDQLGVFAEIGSRGSVGLSINL, from the coding sequence ATGATTAAAACTTTGAAAACATCAATGAAAAACATCAGTATTTTAAGTTTATTTTTCTTTTTTCTCCTAGGTCTATCTAAGCTTTCTGCCCAAGAAGCCTATAGCGGAAATGGAGATTTAAAGACACAAGTGGGCTACACACTATTTGGGTATGGCAACGGGCTCACAGGCACAATGGACTATGGTGTTACCAATATGTTATCGGTAGGAGCTGGAGTAGAACTCTATTTTGGCTCTAGCAACAGCAATAATTTTTATCTTTCTGGGCGTGCTAATTTACACTTAGGCAAAGCCATCAACATGCCAGCCAATATGGATCTTTATCCTGGAGTAGATTTAGGGCTAAAAGGAAATGGCTTAGGACTTGGTGGGCATCTAGGCTATCGCTATTATTTCAGTGATCAACTTGGAGTATTTGCCGAAATTGGTTCGAGAGGAAGTGTAGGGCTTAGTATAAATTTATAA
- the rimM gene encoding ribosome maturation factor RimM (Essential for efficient processing of 16S rRNA), with product MQKQDCYLLGTITKAIGYKGELNLFLDTDEPETYQNLESIFVEQHGLLVPFFLKKAELHRGNHLRILIEDCPEPERMIGRQVFLPLSTLPALEGNKFYYHEIIGFDVIVDGEKIGTAKEVRDTTAQDLLVVQTNDGKEILIPLIDEWLQEVNRAEKSISFNLPEGFLAVFE from the coding sequence ATGCAGAAACAAGATTGTTACTTACTAGGTACAATCACTAAGGCGATTGGGTACAAAGGAGAATTAAACTTATTCCTTGACACCGATGAACCTGAAACATATCAAAATCTGGAATCAATATTCGTGGAACAACACGGATTATTGGTTCCATTTTTTTTGAAAAAAGCAGAACTTCATCGTGGCAACCACCTAAGAATCTTAATCGAGGATTGTCCAGAACCTGAGCGTATGATTGGCAGACAAGTGTTTTTGCCGCTTTCTACCTTGCCTGCGCTAGAGGGAAATAAATTTTATTACCACGAAATCATTGGTTTTGATGTCATTGTCGATGGCGAAAAAATAGGCACCGCCAAAGAAGTGAGAGATACCACAGCACAGGATTTATTGGTCGTTCAAACAAATGACGGAAAAGAGATTTTAATCCCACTTATCGATGAATGGCTACAAGAAGTGAATCGTGCAGAGAAAAGTATTTCTTTTAACCTCCCTGAGGGCTTTTTGGCTGTTTTTGAATAG
- a CDS encoding S41 family peptidase: MNTKKSFWLLLLILVFFSCNSNDDGNGKFDSNKIGNNNSNKVTKLDVEINAFIWSRLNALYYWQEDVPNLSDEYSKKETLLHTLLQSKKPNEFFYSLLYQYGEVDRFSWIVDDYHKLLNDLNGISKESGMHLQLTLIGDDVVGFVNYVVPDSPAAKAGVKRGDVIYKINGQIMNKNNYRGLFADHFTATLARNSKLTENGFVLGEEKININIQTVEVTENPVAFYKTFNLNGHKIGYLVYNGFIDAYNGELNQKFAQMKQDGVQDLILDLRYNGGGSTRAAEALGAMISGRFGENYINFTFNQKNKELNESVNLPSKINLFAYQNGVNKKIGEADVNTLNLKKVYVLTSHATASASELTITCLKPYIDVHTIGETTYGKFVFSVSLFDSPDNSIEHINKKHNWAMQPILGAYKNAKKEDYYEGLVPNTKINTEAFGEFGDESKDVALAKALELISGTSSRIKSTMAPYELKTLKINTNTEKPFGTELYVPDFKK; the protein is encoded by the coding sequence ATGAATACTAAAAAATCTTTTTGGCTGTTATTGCTTATTCTAGTTTTCTTCTCATGCAACAGTAATGATGATGGAAATGGTAAATTTGATAGTAACAAAATTGGAAATAATAATTCTAACAAAGTCACTAAACTAGATGTAGAAATCAATGCGTTTATTTGGTCAAGATTAAATGCTTTATATTATTGGCAAGAAGATGTTCCAAATTTAAGTGACGAATATTCGAAAAAAGAAACCTTGCTGCACACCTTGTTGCAAAGTAAGAAACCCAATGAATTCTTTTATAGTCTGCTTTATCAATATGGCGAAGTAGATCGTTTTTCATGGATTGTAGATGATTATCACAAATTGTTGAACGACTTAAACGGAATTTCAAAGGAAAGCGGAATGCATCTGCAGCTCACACTTATAGGCGATGATGTTGTAGGCTTTGTAAACTATGTAGTGCCAGATTCGCCAGCGGCAAAAGCTGGAGTGAAGCGTGGAGATGTGATTTATAAAATCAATGGGCAAATCATGAACAAAAATAACTATAGAGGTCTTTTTGCCGATCATTTCACCGCAACACTTGCGCGTAATTCAAAACTCACCGAAAATGGTTTTGTTTTAGGAGAAGAAAAAATCAACATCAATATCCAAACGGTTGAGGTTACAGAAAATCCAGTAGCCTTTTACAAAACTTTTAATCTAAATGGGCATAAAATTGGCTATTTAGTCTACAACGGATTCATTGATGCCTACAACGGCGAATTAAATCAAAAGTTTGCCCAAATGAAGCAAGATGGCGTACAAGATTTAATCTTAGATCTTCGCTACAATGGAGGCGGAAGTACCCGCGCAGCAGAAGCTCTGGGAGCGATGATTAGCGGTAGATTTGGAGAGAATTATATCAACTTTACTTTTAATCAAAAAAATAAAGAGCTGAATGAATCGGTTAATTTACCGAGCAAAATCAATCTTTTTGCATACCAAAATGGCGTGAATAAAAAGATAGGTGAGGCGGATGTTAATACTTTGAATTTGAAGAAAGTATATGTTTTAACCTCTCATGCAACGGCTTCTGCGAGCGAACTTACCATTACTTGTTTAAAGCCTTATATAGATGTGCACACAATTGGCGAAACTACCTATGGTAAATTTGTATTCTCTGTAAGTTTGTTTGATTCTCCAGACAATTCGATTGAGCATATTAATAAAAAACACAATTGGGCAATGCAACCAATTTTAGGTGCATACAAAAATGCCAAAAAAGAGGATTATTACGAAGGACTTGTGCCAAATACAAAAATAAATACTGAGGCGTTCGGAGAATTTGGAGACGAGTCAAAAGATGTTGCCTTGGCAAAAGCACTTGAATTGATTTCTGGTACTTCAAGCAGAATAAAGTCTACCATGGCTCCTTATGAGCTTAAAACCTTGAAAATAAATACCAACACAGAAAAACCGTTTGGCACAGAATTATATGTACCAGACTTTAAGAAATAG
- the bioB gene encoding biotin synthase BioB, whose product MNNQKKWTTEEILAIYNKPFMELVHEAATVHRQHHDPNKVQVSSLISIKTGGCSEDCGYCPQAARYHTDIEGNELMSVSHVKAQALRAKASGSSRVCLGAAWRNVKDGEDFEKVLEMVREITNLDMEVCCTLGMLTETQAKRLEEAGLYAYNHNIDTSEEYYKEVISTRAFDDRLETISNVRKTSITLCSGGIIGMGEKLEDRAGMLKVLANMYPQPESLPINALVPVEGTPMEEQEPVSIFEMVRMIATARIVIPTTQVRLSAGRTQMTKEGQTLCFLAGANSIFAGDKLLTTPNPDINEDMKLFNELSIQPQAPFEKHAKREPKEHLTPPKGENPKWTRPGHKIERNLKAAQNAKELKKQ is encoded by the coding sequence ATGAACAATCAAAAAAAATGGACTACAGAAGAAATTCTAGCCATCTACAATAAACCCTTTATGGAACTGGTGCATGAGGCTGCTACTGTGCACCGCCAGCACCACGACCCAAACAAAGTACAAGTAAGCTCACTCATTTCTATCAAAACGGGCGGCTGCTCAGAAGATTGTGGCTACTGCCCACAGGCAGCTCGCTACCATACTGATATTGAAGGAAATGAGCTCATGAGCGTGAGCCATGTAAAAGCTCAAGCTTTGCGTGCCAAGGCATCGGGTTCTTCTCGAGTGTGTTTAGGTGCAGCATGGCGTAATGTGAAAGACGGCGAAGATTTTGAAAAAGTGCTCGAAATGGTGCGCGAAATCACCAATCTTGACATGGAAGTGTGCTGCACGCTCGGAATGCTTACCGAAACACAAGCCAAGCGATTGGAGGAAGCAGGATTATATGCCTACAACCACAACATCGACACCTCGGAAGAATATTATAAAGAAGTGATTTCCACTCGTGCCTTTGACGACCGTTTGGAAACGATTTCCAATGTAAGAAAAACCTCAATTACGCTATGCTCTGGCGGAATCATCGGGATGGGAGAGAAGTTGGAAGACCGTGCAGGTATGCTTAAAGTTTTGGCAAACATGTATCCTCAACCAGAAAGTTTACCCATCAATGCCCTAGTGCCCGTAGAAGGAACTCCGATGGAAGAACAAGAACCTGTTTCTATTTTTGAAATGGTGCGTATGATTGCCACCGCTCGCATCGTGATCCCAACCACGCAAGTTAGGCTTTCGGCAGGACGCACTCAAATGACCAAGGAAGGGCAAACGCTTTGTTTCTTGGCAGGAGCCAACTCCATTTTTGCAGGCGATAAATTGCTTACCACGCCAAACCCAGACATCAACGAGGACATGAAACTCTTTAACGAATTGAGCATTCAGCCACAAGCTCCTTTTGAAAAACATGCCAAAAGAGAACCAAAAGAACATCTAACGCCACCAAAAGGCGAAAATCCAAAATGGACTCGACCAGGACATAAAATCGAACGAAATCTAAAAGCGGCACAAAACGCCAAAGAATTAAAAAAACAATGA